From a region of the Enterobacter sp. JBIWA008 genome:
- the ppiB gene encoding peptidylprolyl isomerase B → MVTFHTNHGDIVIKTFDDKAPETVKNFLDYCREGFYNNTIFHRVINGFMIQGGGFEPGMNQKETKEAIKNEANNGLKNTRGTLAMARTQAPHSATAQFFINVADNDFLNFSGESLQGWGYCVFAEVVEGMDVVDKIKAVSTGRSGMHQDVPKEDVVITSVTVSE, encoded by the coding sequence ATGGTTACTTTCCACACTAATCATGGCGATATCGTAATCAAAACCTTTGATGACAAAGCGCCTGAAACAGTTAAAAACTTCCTGGACTACTGCCGCGAAGGTTTCTACAACAACACCATTTTCCACCGCGTGATCAACGGCTTTATGATCCAGGGCGGCGGTTTCGAACCTGGCATGAACCAGAAAGAGACCAAAGAAGCGATCAAAAACGAAGCGAACAACGGTCTGAAAAACACCCGCGGTACGCTGGCAATGGCCCGTACTCAGGCGCCTCACTCTGCCACCGCGCAGTTCTTCATCAACGTAGCGGACAACGACTTCCTGAACTTCTCCGGCGAAAGCCTGCAGGGTTGGGGCTACTGCGTATTCGCAGAAGTGGTTGAAGGTATGGACGTGGTTGACAAGATCAAAGCCGTCTCTACCGGTCGCAGCGGTATGCACCAGGACGTTCCTAAAGAAGACGTTGTGATTACAAGCGTGACCGTCAGCGAGTAA
- the cysS gene encoding cysteine--tRNA ligase → MLKIFNTMTRQKEEFKPIHAGEVGMYVCGITVYDLCHIGHGRTFVAFDVVSRYLRFLGYTLKYVRNITDIDDKIIKRANENGESFVALVDRMIVEMHKDFDALNIQRPDSEPRATHHIHEIIEITEKLIARGHAYVADNGDVMFSVPTDPTYGSLSRQDLDQLQAGARVDVVDVKRNPMDFVLWKMSKEGEPSWPSPWGEGRPGWHIECSAMNCKQLGKHFDIHGGGSDLMFPHHENEIAQSTCAHGGEYVNYWMHSGMVMVDREKMSKSLGNFFTVRDVLKYYDAETVRYFLMSGHYRSQLNYSEENLKQARSALERLYTALRGTDRSVPAAGGEAFEARFVEVMNDDFNTPEAYSVLFDMAREVNRLKSEDMAAANALASHLRKLSSVLGLLEQDPDVFLQSGAQADDGEVAEIEALIKARLEARQAKDWAAADAARNRLTEMGIILEDGPQGTTWRRK, encoded by the coding sequence ATGTTAAAAATCTTTAATACAATGACGCGCCAAAAAGAGGAATTTAAACCTATCCATGCCGGGGAAGTTGGCATGTACGTGTGTGGTATTACGGTTTACGATCTCTGTCACATTGGCCATGGCCGTACCTTTGTCGCTTTTGACGTGGTGTCACGCTACCTGCGTTTCCTGGGCTATACCCTGAAATACGTGCGTAATATCACCGACATCGATGACAAAATCATCAAGCGCGCTAATGAAAACGGCGAAAGCTTCGTTGCACTGGTCGATCGCATGATCGTCGAAATGCACAAAGATTTCGACGCCCTGAATATTCAGCGCCCGGACAGCGAGCCGCGAGCGACCCACCATATTCACGAAATCATCGAGATCACGGAAAAGCTGATCGCACGCGGTCACGCCTACGTTGCGGACAACGGTGACGTGATGTTCTCGGTGCCGACGGACCCAACCTACGGTTCGCTTTCCCGTCAGGATCTGGACCAGCTTCAGGCCGGTGCACGCGTCGACGTGGTCGACGTGAAGCGTAACCCGATGGACTTCGTGCTGTGGAAAATGTCGAAAGAGGGTGAACCAAGTTGGCCATCCCCGTGGGGCGAAGGCCGTCCGGGCTGGCACATTGAATGTTCCGCGATGAACTGCAAACAGCTGGGCAAACACTTCGACATTCACGGCGGTGGTTCGGATCTGATGTTCCCGCACCACGAAAACGAAATCGCGCAGTCCACCTGCGCCCATGGCGGCGAGTACGTGAACTACTGGATGCACTCCGGAATGGTAATGGTTGATCGCGAGAAGATGTCTAAATCGCTGGGTAACTTCTTCACCGTGCGCGACGTGCTGAAGTATTACGACGCGGAAACCGTGCGCTACTTCCTGATGTCCGGCCACTATCGCAGCCAGCTGAACTACAGCGAAGAGAACCTGAAGCAGGCGCGCTCGGCGCTGGAGCGTCTATACACCGCGCTGCGCGGTACCGACAGGTCTGTTCCTGCTGCAGGCGGCGAAGCGTTTGAAGCACGCTTTGTTGAGGTGATGAACGACGACTTCAACACCCCGGAAGCCTACTCCGTGCTGTTCGACATGGCGCGCGAAGTGAACCGCCTGAAGTCAGAAGATATGGCCGCGGCGAATGCGCTGGCGTCCCATCTGCGTAAGCTTTCCTCCGTGCTCGGCCTGCTGGAGCAGGATCCGGACGTGTTCCTGCAGAGCGGTGCGCAGGCGGACGACGGTGAAGTGGCGGAAATTGAAGCGTTGATCAAAGCGCGTCTGGAAGCGCGTCAGGCAAAAGACTGGGCGGCGGCAGATGCGGCGCGTAACCGTCTGACCGAGATGGGCATCATTCTGGAAGATGGCCCGCAGGGCACCACCTGGCGCCGTAAGTAA
- the malI gene encoding Mal regulon transcriptional regulator MalI, which yields MKKVSIIDVAKHAGVSVSTVSLVLRQKGKISEATIEKVNAAINTLGYVHNVAAANLRANTSNLIGLILRDFSDSFSIKVMASIVQDLEKQGYMVFLGQPQNDHDHLERCLLSFKQQGVAGVIYLASDTRTSTLPEHIRRCPLPLVVVSQSLLDEKCNLVMRDNRQAANLAVRYLIERGHRNIAYIGGREGCLIREQRLLGFRSAMTQNGLVWRDEYSPACSDDTLAAGFATRQLLEKNNTITALLCHSPDAMIGSISGIHQVGRTVGKDVFLTQQVALVGFEDMLHVNLTSPSFTYVSSASEETGRQAAGLIIRTLKEPTLQTQRITLSGQLIARESA from the coding sequence TTGAAGAAAGTCAGCATTATTGATGTCGCAAAGCACGCGGGCGTGTCGGTCTCAACCGTCTCGCTGGTTTTGCGCCAGAAAGGGAAAATCTCAGAGGCAACGATCGAGAAGGTCAACGCTGCCATCAATACGCTGGGCTATGTTCATAACGTCGCCGCTGCCAACCTCCGCGCCAATACGTCCAACCTGATTGGCCTGATCCTCCGTGACTTTAGCGACAGTTTCTCCATCAAGGTGATGGCGAGCATCGTCCAGGATCTTGAAAAACAGGGGTATATGGTTTTTCTCGGCCAGCCCCAGAACGACCATGACCATCTTGAGCGCTGCCTGCTGTCGTTTAAGCAGCAGGGCGTCGCCGGGGTTATCTATCTGGCTTCGGATACCCGCACCTCTACCCTACCGGAACACATTCGCCGCTGCCCGTTGCCGCTGGTTGTGGTCTCTCAGTCGCTGTTGGATGAAAAATGCAATCTGGTGATGCGCGACAACCGTCAGGCGGCAAATCTGGCGGTGCGTTATCTTATCGAGCGCGGCCATCGCAATATCGCCTACATTGGCGGACGTGAAGGATGTCTTATCCGCGAACAGCGCCTGCTCGGTTTTCGCAGCGCGATGACGCAGAACGGGCTGGTCTGGCGCGATGAATACTCTCCGGCCTGCAGCGATGACACCCTGGCCGCGGGTTTCGCGACCCGCCAGCTGCTGGAAAAAAACAACACCATCACCGCCCTGCTCTGCCACTCGCCGGATGCCATGATCGGCTCCATCTCCGGTATTCATCAGGTAGGACGAACGGTGGGCAAAGATGTGTTTCTGACGCAGCAGGTCGCGCTGGTCGGTTTCGAAGATATGCTCCACGTTAACCTCACCTCGCCGTCCTTTACCTACGTGTCGTCCGCCAGCGAAGAGACGGGGCGTCAGGCGGCCGGGCTGATTATTCGCACGCTGAAGGAGCCGACGCTGCAAACCCAGCGCATTACGCTTTCCGGGCAGCTTATCGCGCGCGAGTCGGCGTAA
- a CDS encoding PTS transporter subunit EIIC, which yields MSLISGFVKSLSKLSMIGRALMLPISLLPAAGLLLAFGDKFHLPLMMNAGGVIFDNLPMLFAIGSAVGLASESGIAALSAAVSVFVTNITISTVLSITPEMASQGGKYAMVVGIPTLQMGVFGGLICGILAAWCYNRFHTMQLPEFLGFFSGKRFVAIATAFLSFLMGLLLPYVWQHIQAGIDALSVVVNGDNQAASTFIFGLVERALIPLGLHHIWYPSFWYSFGDYTTQAGQVIHGDQTIWFKMLEEGVKSFSSDTYQNAGKFMQGEFPLMLFALPAACLAMYHEAHTKNKKIAAGILFSAALTCFLTGITEPVEFTFIFVAPILYVFNAIMAGLAYMTMYLLHAHIAKSFSAGFIDYLSFGILPSFNGYKTNFLNAIIIGIPMGLIYYFTFRFVIRRFDVKTPGRTEVTANADDKSDSELATEIITLLGGAHNIDSVGACITRLRLEVAKSEAVDKDGLNGLGARGVVFVGDNGIQVIFGARAQFIAQSMSTMVGK from the coding sequence ATGAGTCTGATATCAGGGTTTGTTAAATCGCTGTCTAAGTTATCGATGATTGGTCGCGCCTTAATGCTGCCAATTTCACTGCTTCCCGCTGCGGGCCTTCTGCTGGCCTTCGGCGATAAGTTCCATCTGCCGCTGATGATGAACGCGGGCGGGGTTATTTTTGATAACCTGCCGATGCTGTTTGCCATTGGCTCCGCCGTGGGTCTGGCTTCAGAATCCGGCATCGCGGCGCTGTCTGCGGCGGTATCGGTGTTTGTCACCAATATCACCATCAGCACCGTGCTGAGCATCACGCCGGAAATGGCCTCTCAGGGCGGGAAATACGCCATGGTGGTCGGCATCCCGACGCTGCAGATGGGCGTCTTCGGCGGCCTGATCTGCGGTATCCTCGCGGCCTGGTGCTATAACCGCTTCCACACCATGCAGCTGCCGGAGTTCCTGGGCTTCTTCTCCGGCAAGCGCTTCGTGGCCATTGCAACGGCGTTTCTGTCGTTCCTGATGGGGCTGCTGCTGCCGTACGTCTGGCAGCATATTCAGGCCGGTATCGACGCGCTCTCCGTGGTGGTGAACGGCGATAATCAGGCGGCGTCGACCTTTATCTTCGGACTGGTGGAGCGTGCGCTGATCCCGCTTGGCCTGCACCACATCTGGTATCCGTCCTTCTGGTATTCGTTCGGGGATTACACTACCCAGGCAGGCCAGGTGATCCACGGCGACCAGACCATCTGGTTCAAAATGCTGGAAGAAGGGGTGAAGTCCTTCAGCAGCGACACCTACCAGAACGCCGGTAAGTTCATGCAGGGCGAATTCCCGCTGATGCTGTTCGCGCTGCCCGCCGCGTGCCTGGCGATGTATCACGAAGCCCATACGAAGAATAAGAAAATCGCGGCCGGTATTCTGTTCTCCGCGGCGCTGACCTGCTTCCTCACGGGGATCACCGAGCCGGTCGAGTTTACCTTTATCTTCGTGGCGCCGATCCTGTACGTCTTTAACGCCATCATGGCGGGCCTGGCGTACATGACCATGTATCTGCTGCATGCGCATATCGCCAAGTCGTTCTCCGCAGGCTTTATCGACTATCTGTCATTCGGGATCCTGCCGTCCTTTAACGGCTACAAGACCAACTTCCTGAATGCGATTATTATCGGTATCCCAATGGGCCTGATTTATTACTTCACGTTCCGCTTCGTGATCCGTCGCTTCGACGTGAAGACGCCTGGCCGTACTGAGGTGACCGCTAACGCGGATGATAAGTCTGATTCAGAACTCGCGACCGAGATCATCACCCTGCTGGGCGGGGCGCATAACATCGACTCCGTCGGCGCCTGTATCACCCGTCTGCGCCTGGAAGTGGCAAAAAGCGAGGCGGTCGATAAAGATGGCCTGAACGGACTCGGCGCGCGCGGCGTGGTGTTTGTCGGCGACAACGGTATTCAGGTGATATTCGGTGCCAGAGCACAGTTTATTGCCCAGAGCATGTCCACTATGGTCGGCAAATAA
- the ybcJ gene encoding ribosome-associated protein YbcJ, with the protein MATFSLGKHPHVELCDLLKLEGWSESGAQAKIVIADGRVLVDGAVETRKRCKIVAGQTVSFEGQSVTVTA; encoded by the coding sequence ATGGCCACATTTTCATTAGGCAAACACCCGCACGTTGAGCTGTGCGATCTGCTCAAGCTGGAAGGCTGGAGCGAAAGCGGCGCGCAGGCGAAAATCGTCATCGCCGACGGGCGGGTGTTAGTCGACGGCGCGGTAGAAACGCGCAAGCGCTGCAAGATTGTCGCGGGCCAGACCGTGAGCTTTGAAGGACAGAGCGTCACCGTTACGGCCTGA
- the folD gene encoding bifunctional methylenetetrahydrofolate dehydrogenase/methenyltetrahydrofolate cyclohydrolase FolD, which translates to MAAKIIDGKTIAQQVRSEVAEKVKARKAAGKRAPGLAVVLVGSNPASQIYVGSKRKACEEVGFVSRSYDLPETTSEAELLELIDTLNADKEIDGILVQLPLPAGIDNVKVLERIAPDKDVDGFHPYNVGRLCQRAPRLRPCTPRGIVTLLERYNIDTYGLNAVVIGASNIVGRPMSMELLLAGCTTTVTHRFTKNLRHHVENADLLIVAVGKPGFIPGEWIKEGAIVVDVGINRLENGKVVGDVVYEDAAARASYITPVPGGVGPMTVATLIQNTLQACEEYHDVEDA; encoded by the coding sequence ATGGCAGCAAAGATTATTGACGGTAAAACGATTGCGCAGCAGGTGCGCTCTGAGGTCGCTGAAAAAGTGAAGGCGCGAAAAGCAGCCGGAAAACGCGCCCCCGGGCTGGCCGTTGTGCTGGTTGGTAGCAACCCGGCATCGCAGATTTATGTCGGCAGCAAGCGCAAAGCGTGTGAAGAGGTCGGCTTCGTCTCCCGCTCTTACGATTTGCCGGAAACCACCAGCGAAGCAGAACTGCTGGAACTTATTGACACCCTGAATGCCGACAAAGAGATCGACGGTATTCTGGTTCAGTTGCCGCTGCCAGCAGGTATCGACAACGTGAAGGTGCTGGAGCGTATCGCGCCGGATAAAGACGTAGACGGCTTCCACCCGTACAACGTTGGCCGCCTGTGCCAGCGCGCGCCGCGTCTGCGCCCCTGCACGCCGCGCGGTATTGTGACGCTGCTGGAGCGTTATAACATCGACACCTACGGTCTGAATGCCGTGGTCATCGGTGCGTCCAACATCGTGGGCCGCCCGATGAGCATGGAGCTGCTGCTGGCCGGCTGCACCACCACCGTCACCCACCGCTTCACCAAAAACCTGCGTCACCACGTCGAGAACGCCGATCTGCTGATCGTCGCAGTCGGCAAGCCGGGCTTTATTCCGGGCGAGTGGATTAAAGAGGGTGCGATTGTCGTGGACGTCGGGATTAACCGTCTGGAAAACGGCAAAGTGGTCGGCGACGTGGTGTATGAAGATGCCGCGGCTCGTGCCTCCTACATCACGCCGGTACCGGGCGGCGTAGGCCCGATGACCGTTGCCACACTGATTCAGAATACTTTGCAGGCGTGCGAAGAATATCACGACGTAGAGGACGCATAA
- the fimA gene encoding type 1 fimbrial major subunit FimA, which produces MKLSNIASTVIATLALVAGAAHADPVSVNGGTVHFKGELVNAACSVNTDSSEQTVNLGQYRTAKFTKVGDTTSNIPFNIELNDCDPQVAQTAAVAFTGQIDPTDKTLLAVTSGNNDNTAKGVGIEILDSKSSVLTPDGATFSAAQTLIEGTNTLKFTARYKSTAATTEPGQANADATFVMKYE; this is translated from the coding sequence ATGAAACTCAGCAACATTGCTTCTACTGTTATTGCAACTCTGGCTCTGGTCGCGGGTGCCGCTCATGCAGATCCGGTTTCCGTCAATGGCGGTACCGTGCATTTTAAAGGGGAGCTGGTTAATGCTGCTTGTTCAGTAAATACTGATTCTTCCGAGCAGACCGTTAATCTGGGTCAGTATCGTACCGCGAAATTTACCAAAGTGGGCGACACCACCTCGAATATTCCATTCAACATTGAACTGAATGACTGCGATCCGCAGGTTGCTCAAACGGCAGCGGTTGCGTTCACCGGTCAGATCGACCCAACGGACAAAACCCTGCTGGCTGTCACTTCCGGTAACAACGACAACACCGCGAAAGGCGTGGGCATTGAGATCCTCGACAGCAAATCCAGCGTGCTGACCCCAGACGGTGCGACCTTCTCTGCTGCGCAGACGCTGATCGAAGGGACAAACACCCTGAAGTTCACCGCGCGTTATAAATCAACGGCTGCCACTACCGAGCCAGGCCAGGCGAACGCTGACGCCACCTTCGTAATGAAATACGAATAA
- the fimI gene encoding type 1 fimbrial protein subunit FimI, with the protein MTRTGTLLLLTLAMACPASAHTVVIEGGKVHLRGELVNGGCAVAPDSQNMRIDMGQYRTNSFSGVGSFSTVNVPFTVRLLDCSVDVSRTVGIQFQGVTPAEDPQVFLATSRPGETPVSSGVGLALFDEQQRQIIPNATAVSWLPIDTRELAFHFSARYRAISEHLEPGKIQSDVWFTLIYP; encoded by the coding sequence ATGACAAGGACTGGAACACTACTGCTGTTAACCCTTGCGATGGCTTGCCCGGCATCGGCGCATACCGTGGTGATCGAGGGCGGCAAGGTTCATCTCAGAGGTGAACTGGTGAACGGCGGCTGCGCCGTGGCGCCCGACAGCCAGAATATGCGCATCGACATGGGGCAGTACCGAACCAATTCATTTTCCGGCGTGGGCAGTTTTTCCACGGTGAATGTGCCTTTTACCGTGCGGCTGCTGGACTGCAGCGTTGATGTTTCGCGCACCGTGGGGATCCAGTTTCAGGGCGTCACGCCCGCGGAAGATCCGCAGGTCTTTCTGGCGACATCGCGGCCCGGTGAAACCCCTGTCAGCAGCGGCGTGGGGCTGGCGCTCTTTGATGAACAGCAGCGTCAGATAATCCCAAACGCCACGGCCGTCAGCTGGCTGCCGATCGATACCCGCGAGCTCGCGTTCCATTTTAGCGCCCGCTACCGGGCTATTTCCGAACACCTCGAGCCAGGCAAAATTCAGTCGGATGTCTGGTTTACGTTGATTTATCCATAA
- the fimC gene encoding type 1 fimbria chaperone FimC: MNTLIKPGLFLSFILMMVSACANASGGIALGATRVIYPAEAKQTSLAITNSNKQERYLINAWIENASGQKEKTFAVTPPLFVSEPNSENTLRIIYAGPALPADRESLFYMNVKAIPSVNKAKTENNNVLQLAILSRIKLFVRPNNLAMQPEEALSQLRFERAGNHLKVSNASPYYITLVNMKLGGQKLDNLMVAPKSSAQQALPAGASGTLSWQSVNDYGAITPARSVNL; the protein is encoded by the coding sequence ATGAATACCCTAATTAAACCAGGATTGTTTCTATCGTTTATTTTGATGATGGTTTCTGCATGCGCAAATGCATCCGGCGGTATTGCGCTGGGGGCCACGCGCGTTATTTATCCCGCAGAGGCGAAACAAACGTCACTGGCGATCACCAACAGCAACAAACAGGAACGCTATTTAATTAACGCGTGGATCGAAAATGCGAGCGGGCAAAAAGAAAAAACGTTTGCCGTCACTCCGCCCCTGTTTGTTAGCGAGCCGAACAGTGAAAACACGCTGCGTATTATTTACGCCGGGCCTGCGCTGCCTGCCGATCGCGAATCGCTGTTTTACATGAACGTGAAGGCTATCCCGTCGGTGAACAAAGCGAAAACGGAAAACAATAACGTGCTGCAGCTGGCGATCCTGTCACGCATCAAGCTGTTTGTGCGCCCGAATAACCTGGCGATGCAGCCGGAAGAGGCGCTTTCCCAGCTGCGGTTTGAGCGCGCGGGCAACCATCTCAAAGTCAGCAACGCTTCCCCGTATTACATCACCCTCGTCAATATGAAGCTGGGCGGGCAGAAGCTGGATAACCTGATGGTTGCGCCGAAAAGCTCGGCTCAGCAGGCGCTGCCAGCCGGTGCCAGCGGCACGCTTTCCTGGCAGAGCGTGAATGACTACGGTGCCATCACCCCGGCGCGTAGCGTCAACCTGTGA
- a CDS encoding fimbrial biogenesis usher protein, with translation MKNHQRRYCPVALALMAALWPQAGWSESYFNPAFLSDDTASVADLSRFEQGHQQAPGVYRVDIWRNDEFIGTQDVRFEQAENTPPVAGGLSACITRAMLDRFGVNVTAFPELAKVQGETCVPLNTAIPGSETVFNFASQRLDVSLPQVALQNSARGYIPPEQWDEGIPAALVNYSFTGNRGSEDDSYYLNLQSGLNYGAWRLRNNGAWRYTQNNGQRHSEWQNIGTWAQRTVIPLKSELVLGDSNTGNDVFDSMGFRGGRLFSSDSMYPDSLQGYAPTVRGIARTPAKVVVRQNGYVIYQSYVQPGAFAITDLNPTSSSGDLEVTVEEKDGTQQRYTVPYSTVPLLQREGRWKYDLVAGNYRSGNSDQDTPFFTQGTLITGLANGYTLYGGTQLASRYTAVALGAGKNLGDWGAVSLDITHARSQLADDSKHEGQSLRFLYAKSLNGFGTNFQLLGYRYSTKGFYTLDDVAWRSMEGYQYADSQNDNDVPDVQSYHNLTWNKKGRFQLNVSQSLGDYGSVYISGSEQTYWGTDETNLWYQLGYAGGVKGINYSVSWSWNKSVGIDGTDRIASFNVSVPFSLFTRQGYRRDSAIDRAYATASASRNSDGDTSWQTGVSGTLLEDRNLNYSVTQGHASTNGSSGSASANWQATYGTLGVGYNYSRDQHDLNWQLSGGVVGHADGVTFSQPLGDTNVLIKAPGASGVSIENQTGVKTDWRGYAVMPYATVYRYNRVALDTNTMSNNTDIENNVSSVVPTKGALVRASFDTRIGVRALLTVTRGNQPVPFGAVVRETKSGVTSMVGDDGQIYLSGLPLEGELLIQWGDGAQSQCRAPYSLSEQSLQQAITLKGIGCD, from the coding sequence ATGAAAAACCACCAGAGACGTTACTGCCCGGTTGCACTGGCGCTGATGGCTGCGCTCTGGCCGCAGGCTGGCTGGAGCGAAAGTTATTTCAACCCGGCCTTCTTGTCCGACGACACCGCCAGCGTGGCGGATTTGTCGCGTTTTGAACAAGGACACCAGCAGGCACCCGGCGTTTATCGCGTGGATATCTGGCGTAACGATGAGTTTATCGGTACCCAGGACGTGCGTTTTGAGCAGGCCGAAAACACGCCCCCGGTGGCGGGCGGTTTGTCGGCGTGCATTACGCGCGCGATGCTCGATCGCTTTGGCGTCAACGTTACGGCGTTTCCCGAGCTCGCTAAGGTGCAGGGCGAGACCTGCGTTCCGTTGAACACGGCTATACCCGGCAGCGAAACGGTATTCAACTTTGCCTCACAGCGTTTGGACGTCAGCCTGCCGCAGGTGGCGTTACAAAACAGCGCCCGGGGCTATATTCCCCCTGAACAGTGGGATGAAGGCATTCCCGCCGCACTGGTGAATTACAGCTTCACCGGTAACCGGGGAAGCGAAGACGACAGCTATTATCTGAACCTGCAAAGCGGGCTGAACTATGGCGCCTGGCGTTTACGTAACAACGGCGCATGGCGGTACACGCAGAATAACGGGCAGCGGCACAGCGAGTGGCAGAATATTGGCACCTGGGCGCAGCGCACCGTTATTCCGCTTAAAAGCGAACTGGTGCTGGGCGACAGCAATACCGGGAATGACGTCTTCGACAGCATGGGTTTTCGCGGTGGGCGGCTTTTCTCGTCTGACAGCATGTACCCGGACAGCCTGCAGGGCTACGCGCCGACCGTGCGCGGGATCGCCCGTACGCCTGCTAAAGTGGTGGTTCGCCAGAACGGCTACGTTATCTATCAAAGCTATGTGCAGCCGGGCGCATTTGCGATTACCGATCTCAACCCGACCTCCTCAAGCGGTGACCTGGAAGTGACGGTGGAAGAGAAAGACGGTACCCAGCAGCGTTATACCGTGCCGTACTCCACCGTGCCGCTTCTGCAGCGTGAAGGGCGCTGGAAGTATGATCTCGTCGCGGGGAATTATCGCAGCGGTAACAGCGATCAGGATACGCCGTTCTTCACCCAGGGAACCCTGATTACCGGTCTTGCCAACGGTTACACGCTCTACGGCGGGACACAGCTGGCGTCACGCTATACCGCGGTGGCCCTCGGGGCCGGAAAAAACCTGGGCGACTGGGGCGCGGTCTCGCTCGATATCACCCACGCCCGCAGCCAGCTCGCGGACGACAGCAAGCATGAAGGGCAGTCTCTGCGCTTCCTCTATGCGAAATCCCTTAACGGCTTCGGCACCAACTTCCAGCTGCTGGGCTACCGCTACTCCACAAAAGGGTTTTACACCCTCGACGATGTGGCCTGGCGCTCAATGGAGGGCTATCAGTATGCCGATAGCCAGAACGATAACGATGTGCCGGACGTGCAGAGTTATCACAACCTGACGTGGAATAAAAAAGGCCGCTTCCAGCTCAACGTATCTCAGTCTCTGGGGGACTACGGCTCGGTCTATATCTCCGGTAGCGAGCAGACCTACTGGGGAACAGACGAGACGAACCTCTGGTACCAGCTGGGCTACGCGGGAGGCGTGAAGGGGATCAACTACTCCGTCTCGTGGTCGTGGAATAAATCCGTTGGGATAGACGGCACCGACCGGATCGCGTCGTTTAACGTCTCCGTGCCGTTCAGCCTCTTTACCCGTCAGGGCTATCGCCGGGACAGCGCGATTGACCGCGCCTACGCTACGGCGTCCGCCAGTCGAAACAGCGATGGCGACACAAGCTGGCAAACCGGCGTCAGCGGAACGCTGCTCGAGGACCGCAACCTGAACTACAGCGTCACCCAGGGACACGCCAGCACCAACGGCTCAAGCGGAAGCGCCAGCGCCAACTGGCAGGCGACCTACGGCACGCTGGGCGTGGGCTACAACTATTCCCGCGATCAGCACGATCTCAACTGGCAGCTCTCCGGCGGGGTGGTCGGCCACGCCGACGGCGTGACCTTCAGCCAGCCGCTGGGCGACACCAACGTGCTGATCAAAGCCCCGGGGGCATCGGGCGTCAGTATTGAAAACCAGACCGGTGTGAAAACCGACTGGCGAGGCTACGCGGTGATGCCGTATGCCACCGTCTATCGTTACAACCGCGTGGCGCTGGATACCAACACCATGAGCAACAACACCGATATCGAAAACAACGTGAGCAGCGTGGTGCCGACCAAAGGCGCGCTGGTACGCGCCAGCTTTGATACCCGCATTGGCGTGCGCGCCCTGCTGACGGTAACGCGCGGCAACCAGCCGGTGCCGTTCGGCGCGGTGGTGCGTGAGACCAAAAGCGGCGTCACCAGCATGGTGGGGGATGACGGGCAAATTTACCTGAGTGGGCTGCCGCTGGAAGGCGAACTGCTGATCCAGTGGGGAGACGGGGCGCAGTCCCAGTGTCGCGCGCCTTACAGCTTGTCTGAACAGAGCCTGCAACAGGCAATCACACTTAAGGGGATCGGCTGTGATTAA